Proteins found in one Quercus robur chromosome 2, dhQueRobu3.1, whole genome shotgun sequence genomic segment:
- the LOC126702296 gene encoding uncharacterized protein LOC126702296: MAKLGLHEDWTRLFMRCVSLVTYAVRINGHPWGQIVPTRGLRQGDPLSPYIFLICAEGLSTLLHQAIQNKALRGVAASTKGLKISHLFFADDSFILGRATTRETVEIQKVLQVYELSSGQQLNKNKTSLFFNHNTNNGTKETIKAMFGAQVIRSHESNLGLPSLIGKEVLIKVIAQVVPSYTMSCFKLPNSLCEELTGMGWRLQTNSSSLFYRVDKAKYFPRCDFIKANIGYQPSYAWRSLMAAQDLVKRGLRWQVGDGEQIQVWKDKWLQNPSTYKVVTSESFGPEDVDEILSIPLSANKARDRLAKEVWESSKLALPFEIRPSWDFIDVGIWKNRNEVKRGGKGRTGRVITKSSLLLLEEFQIANEGPQATRVSTYEVVKWLPPSSGCYKVNVNGVVFSKRKQVGIGVVIHDSLGEVVAALSKNMALSLGALETEAKALEEGI, from the exons ATGGCTAAACTGGGATTACATGAAGATTGGACTAGGTTGTTCATGAGATGTGTTTCCTTAGTGACATATGCAGTACGAATTAATGGGCATCCTTGGGGTCAGATTGTTCCAACACGTGGGCTTCGCCAAGGGGATCCATTATCaccatatatatttcttatttgtgcTGAGGGTCTATCAACATTGTTGCACCAGGCAATCCAGAACAAAGCTTTAAGGGGAGTTGCTGCCTCAACTAAGGGCCTAAAGatctcacatttattttttgctgatgatagcTTCATTTTAGGAAGAGCCACAACTAGAGAAACTGTTGAAATACAAAAGGTGTTACAGGTATATGAGTTGTCTTCTGGTCAACAACTGAACAAGAACAAAACCTCTCTTTTCTTCAACCATAACACGAACAATGGTACGAAGGAGACAATAAAAGCAATGTTTGGTGCACAAGTAATCAGATCCCATGAATCCAATCTTGGTCTGCCATCCCTAATAG GGAAGGAGGTTTTGATAAAGGTCATTGCTCAAGTTGTTCCATCCTATACAATGTCTTGTTTTAAGCTACCCAACTCTTTGTGTGAGGAGCTAACCGGGATG GGATGGAGACTCCAAACCAACTCCTCATCTCTATTCTACCGAGTTGACAAAGCTAAGTACTTTCCGAGGTGTGATTTTATAAAGGCAAATATTGGTTATCAACCTTCATATGCATGGAGAAGCCTCATGGCAGCTCAAGACTTGGTCAAACGAGGACTGAGATGGCAAGTGGGGGATGGGGAGCAAATCCAAGTTTGGAAAGACAAATGGCTTCAAAACCCAAGTACATACAAGGTGGTGACTTCGGAAAGTTTTGGCCCTGAG GATGTGGATGAAATTCTAAGCATTCCCCTTAGTGCAAACAAGGCTCGGGATAGACTA GCCAAAGAAGTTTGGGAATCAAGCAAGTTGGCATTACCCTTTGAGATCAGGCCCTCATGGGACTTTATAGATGTT GGGATATGGAAAAATAGAAACGAGGTAAAACGTGGAGGCAAGGGCAGAACAGGAAGGGTGATCACTAAAAGCTCCCTATTACTTTTGGAGGAATTCCAAATTGCGAATGAGGGTCCACAAGCCACTAGAGTGAGTACTTATGAGGTGGTCAAGTGGCTTCCTCCAAGCTCGGGTTGTTATAAAGTGAATGTAAATGGTGTCGTGTTCTCCAAAAGAAAGCAGGTAGGAATTGGTGTGGTGATCCATGACAGTTTGGGAGAGGTGGTTGCTGCCCTAAGCAAGAACATGGCCTTGTCGCTTGGTGCACTGGAGACAGAAGCTAAGGCACTGGAGGAAGGAATTTAG
- the LOC126714680 gene encoding uncharacterized protein LOC126714680 — protein MEVTSIHGNRILSPLRSSIHGNRPLSVLSRVSFSARRNPSLASNYHSIRRRNPCSASSSDTLVAGKDGKPKNREVESKKGEEEGEDLKSWMHENGLPPCKVLLKERPSHDEKHSPIHYVAASEDLQVGDVAFSVPNSLVVTLERVLGNETIAELLTTNKLSELACLALYLMYEKKQGKKSFWYPYIRELDRQRGRGQLAVESPLLWSEAELAYLTGSPMKAEVIGRAAGIKREYNELDTVWFMAGSLFQQYPYDIPTEAFSFEIFKQAFVAVQSCVVHLQKVSLARRFALVPLGPPLLAYRSNCKAMLTAVDGAVQLVVDRPYKAGESIVVWCGPQPNSKLLLNYGFVDEDNSYDRLIVEAALNTEDPQYQEKRMVAQRNGKLSVQVFHVYVGKEKEAVADMLPYLRLGYVSDPSEMQSVISSQGPICPVSPCMERAVLDQLADYFKKRLAAYPTTLGEDESLLADSTLNPKKRVATQLIKLEKKMLHACLQATVDLINQLPDDTVSPCPAPYAPLLK, from the exons aTGGAAGTTACTTCAATACACGGCAATCGCATTTTGTCTCCGCTTCGTTCTTCAATACACGGCAATCGTCCTCTCTCAGTCCTCTCTAGGGTTTCATTCTCAGCTCGGAGGAACCCTAGCCTCGCATCCAACTACCACTCGATTCGCCGGAGGAATCCATGCTCTGCGTCGAGCTCCGACACCTTGGTGGCCGGAAAAGATGGGAAGCCAAAGAATCGGGAAGTTGAGAGCAAGAAAGGGGAGGAGGAAGGTGAAGACTTGAAATCTTGGATGCACGAGAATGGCCTCCCGCCTTGCAAGGTTTTGCTCAAGGAAAGGCCCTCCCACGATGAGAAGCACAGTCCCATACATTACGTAGCTGCTAGTGAAGATCTTCAG GTGGGTGATGTTGCATTCTCTGTTCCGAATTCGCTGGTCGTGACGCTTGAGAGAGTTTTGGGGAACGAGACCATTG CGGAATTATTAACTACGAATAAATTGTCGGAATTGGCATGCTTGGCATTGTATCTGATGTATGAGAAGAAGCAAGGGAAGAAGTCTTTCTGGTACCCATACATTAGAGAGCTTGATCGTCAACGAGGGAGAGGACAGCTTGCAGTGGAATCTCCCCTTCTATGGTCAGAAGCTGAACTGGCCTACCTAACAGGCAGCCCCATGAAG GCTGAAGTTATTGGAAGGGCTGCAGGAATTAAAAGGGAGTACAATGAACTTGACACCGTCTGGTTTATGGCTGGGTCTCTGTTTCAG CAATACCCATATGATATTCCTACTGAGGCCTTTTCATTTGAGATATTCAAGCAAGCATTCGTTGCTGTTCAGTCTTGTGTTGTGCATTTGCAG AAAGTCAGTTTGGCTCGGCGATTTGCTTTGGTTCCTCTTGGACCACCATTGCTGGCTTACAGAAGCAACTGCAAGGCAATGTTAACTGCTGTTGATGGTGCTGTTCAGCTAGTGGTCGATCGTCCATACAAGGCTGGGGAGTCCATTGTTGTTTG GTGTGGACCACAGCCTAACTCAAAATTGCTTTTGAACTACGGTTTTGTTGATGAAGATAATTCTTATGATCGTTTGATAGTTGAG GCTGCTTTAAATACTGAGGATCCTCAATACCAGGAGAAAAGAATGGTTGCTCAAAGAAATGGAAAACTATCAGTTCAAGTTTTTCAT GTGTATGtgggaaaggaaaaagaagctGTTGCAGATATGCTTCCTTATCTGCGTTTGGGTTATGTTTCAGATCCTTCTGAAATGCAATCTGTCATTTCTTCTCAAGGTCCTATTTGCCCG GTGAGCCCTTGTATGGAACGAGCAGTGTTGGACCAACTCGCTGATTACTTTAAGAAACGGCTTGCTGCCTACCCTACTACATTAGGCGAGGATGAGTCTTTG TTGGCAGACAGTACTCTTAACCCGAAGAAGCGAGTTGCTACTCAGCTTATTAAGTTGGAAAAGAAAATGCTTCATGCATGCCTGCAGGCAACAGTTGATTTGATAAACCAGTTACCAGATGACACTGTATCTCCATGCCCAGCTCCTTATGCCCctttattgaaataa
- the LOC126714681 gene encoding kelch repeat-containing protein At3g27220-like: MARFNHKYHSSSTKLVFLTSCAGLLGAALIADFLWTSSYSSAGSAYLSVASNWALEKSGIIAVPNATAKTDDKREDVKGRKERTPERFLSATFADLPAPELQWEEMPPAPVPRLDGASVQIKNLLYVFAGYRTLDYVHSHVDIYNFTSNTWGGRFDMPKEMGHSHLGVVTDGRYIYVVSGQYGPQCRGPTSHTFVLDTETKKWRSMPPLPAPRYSPATQLWRGRLHVMGGSKENRHTPGLEQWSIAVKDGKVLEKQWRTEVPIPRGGPHRACVVANDKLFIIGGQEGDFMAKPGSPIFKCSRRHEVVYGDVYMLDDEMKWKVLPPMPKPNSHIECAWVIVNNSIIITGGTTEKHPVNKRMILVGEVFQFHLDSQTWSVIGKLPFRVKTALAGFWDGWLYFTSGQRDRGPDNPQPRKVIGDMWRTKLSL; the protein is encoded by the exons atggcCAGGTTTAATCATAAGTACCATTCCTCTTCCACAAAGTTAGTGTTTCTAACATCTTGTGCAGGTCTTTTAGGAGCGGCCCTCATTGCAGATTTTCTTTGGACTTCGTCTTACTCGTCTGCTGGTTCTGCTTACTTGTCTGTTGCATCGAACTGGGCACTTGAGAAATCTGGGATTATAGCTGTACCAAATGCCACTGCCAAAACAGATGACAAG AGAGAAGATGTTAAAGGTAGAAAAGAACGCACACCTGAGAGATTTTTATCCGCAACTTTTGCTGATTTACCTGCACCTGAATTACAATGGGAGGAGATGCCACCAGCACCAGTACCTCGTCTTGATGGAGCATCCGTACAGATTAAAAATCTTTTATATGTGTTTGCAGGATATCGCACACTTGACTAT GTGCACTCTCATGTTGACATATACAATTTCACTAGCAATACATGGGGAGGGAGGTTTGATATGCCCAAAGAGATGGGGCATTCACATTTAGGAGTGGTAACTGATGGAAGATACATATATGTAGTCTCAGGACAGTATGGCCCCCAATGCAGAGGGCCTACTTCTCATACATTTGTGCTGGACACTGAGACAAAGAAATGGAGGTCCATGCCACCATTACCGGCCCCAAG GTATTCTCCAGCGACTCAATTATGGAGAGGCAGACTACATGTGATGGGTGGCAGCAAGGAGAATCGCCACACACCTGGGTTGGAGCAGTGGAGTATTGCAGTAAAGGATGGCAAAGTGTTGGAGAAACAATGGCGGACTGAAGTACCCATTCCACGTGGGGGACCACATAG GGCTTGTGTTGTGGCCAATGataaactttttattattgGTGGTCAAGAGGGTGATTTTATGGCTAAACCTGGGTCCCCAATTTTTAAGTGCTCCCGCAGGCATGAG GTAGTTTACGGTGATGTTTATATGCTGGATGATGAAATGAAATGGAAAGTGTTGCCACCTATGCCCAAACCCAACTCCCATATAGAGTGCGCTTGGGTGATTGTCAACAATTCAATTATCATCACTGGAGGTACAACAGAAAAGCATCCAGTGAACAAAAGAATGATCCTGGTTGGGGAAGTGTTCCAATTTCATTTAGACTCACAG ACATGGTCAGTGATTGGAAAGCTTCCTTTCCGTGTGAAAACTGCATTAGCTGGTTTCTGGGATGGATGGTTGTATTTTACATCTGGACAGCGGGACAGAGGGCCAGACAATCCACAGCCGAGGAAGGTCATTGGAGATATGTGGAGAACTAAATTAAGTTTGTGA
- the LOC126702314 gene encoding uncharacterized protein LOC126702314 translates to MDKLRNAIKEKTNRSLDRMVKLESFDGLKDPQDHLNTFKTTLGLQQPLDEILCRSFPTTLKGAAREWFTKLPTSSIDSFKQLSNAFLRHFVRGQCPKRLADHLLTIRQGEKKTLRSYVKQFTRETLEVDEADNKVQLTTFKAGLKSREFVMSLAKNPPKMMAEMLLKAQKYINVEDALAAIRDVEKPTNKGKKEDNRRGQKRECPDRQTSDRDKKKYCQFHKDHGHYTKDCWDLKEQIEELIQKGKLQKYVKKGESSRFKDDDKNQRGFSPKDKDHTSQQPQTVIGEIRTIMGGPFTGGSFRSLKKACQRQVNSVHTTPPFKQRRMNQDMSFGEEDARGVK, encoded by the exons ATGGACAAGCTGAGGAATGCCATTAAGGAGAAAACAAACCGGAGCCTGGATAGAATGGTTAAG CTTGAATCGTTTGACGGACTTAAGGACCCCCAGGACCACCTCAACACCTTCAAGACGACACTAGGCCTTCAACAGCCTCTTGATGAAATATTGTGTCGTTCCTTTCCtaccactctcaaaggagctgcaagggaATGGTTCACAAAGTTGCCAACTTCGTCCATCGATAGCTTTAAGCAGTTGAGCAACGCCTTTTTGCGCCACTTTGTCAGGGGACAATGCCCCAAAAGGCTAGCGGACCACTTGCTTACTATTAGACAAGGGGAGAAAAAAACCCTGAGGTCGTACGTGAAACAATTCACGAGGGAGACCCTGGAGGTAGACGAAGCAGACAACAAAGTGCAGTTGACGACCTTTAAGGCAGGGCTGAAGTCCAGAGAGTTCGTGATGTCACTCGCAAAGAATCCTCCTAAGATGATGGCAgagatgctcctgaaggcacaGAAGTACATAAATGTTGAAGATGCATTAGCCGCCATAAGAGACGTAGAGAAGCCAACAAACAAGGGAAAGAAGGAGGACAATCGTAGAGGACAAAAAAGGGAGTGTCCAGATCGCCAGACCAGCGACAGGG ACAAGAAGAAGTACTGCCAGTTCCACAAGGATCACGGCCACTACACAAAAGATTGCTGGGACTTGAAGGAGCAGATAGAGGAATTGATACAGAAAGGAAAACTACAgaagtatgtgaagaaaggagAATCCAGTAGGTTCAAAGACGATGATAAAAACCAGCGCGGGTTTTCGCCCAAAGACAAGGATCACACGTCTCAACAACCACAAACCGTGATCGGGGAGATAAGGACAATCATGGGTGGGCCATTCACAGGTGGGTCATTCAGATCTCTCAAGAAAGCATGTCAGAGGCAGGTGAACAGCGTTCACACGACACCCCCATTTAAACAAAGACGGATGAACCAGGACATGTCTTTCGGTGAAGAAGATGCTAGGGGAGTAAAGTAG